Proteins found in one Pseudanabaena sp. FACHB-2040 genomic segment:
- a CDS encoding helix-turn-helix transcriptional regulator, which translates to MSHATTSVKQQPPNLVVLPSLASPVEPEVLPSDAITADYLAIVFETVLGRIFPSQGLMLLDSQGRLLQSSPKARLLCKTLQGAPDIASGKQGRQPNDQLPREIEKLADYLIESRQLFPGQPVQLQDDIFRSDKTRMQIQAEWIALDAQQASHIVVTLEDLTEVAHQRALFDAFRYRLTPREAEVWELYLQGFSYRQIGKALFITINTVKRHMKSIHVKRTFRAD; encoded by the coding sequence GTGTCACATGCCACAACTTCAGTTAAACAACAGCCTCCAAACTTAGTTGTACTACCGTCTCTAGCCTCTCCGGTAGAGCCTGAGGTACTCCCGTCCGATGCCATTACGGCTGATTATTTAGCCATTGTTTTTGAAACGGTTTTAGGCCGTATTTTTCCATCTCAAGGCCTGATGCTATTAGACTCGCAGGGGCGTCTTTTGCAGAGCAGCCCCAAAGCTAGACTGCTTTGCAAAACCCTGCAGGGTGCTCCTGATATTGCCTCAGGTAAGCAGGGAAGGCAGCCTAATGACCAGCTCCCAAGAGAGATTGAGAAGCTAGCTGATTACCTCATTGAGAGCCGCCAGCTGTTTCCAGGGCAGCCCGTTCAATTACAGGATGATATTTTCCGTAGCGACAAAACGCGAATGCAGATCCAGGCGGAATGGATCGCCTTGGATGCTCAGCAGGCATCACACATCGTTGTTACGCTTGAGGATCTTACAGAGGTGGCTCATCAAAGGGCTTTATTTGACGCATTTCGGTATCGATTAACACCGAGAGAGGCTGAGGTATGGGAGCTATACCTACAAGGTTTTTCATACCGTCAGATTGGAAAGGCGTTATTTATCACTATCAATACCGTGAAGCGACATATGAAAAGTATTCACGTAAAACGGACGTTTAGAGCGGACTAA